GTTCCTCACGAAGGATTTCCACTTCTTTCCGGAGTCGCCGAATCTCTTCTTGCTCGGGAGTCAGGTGCTGACGTCCAACCCCGGGGAACGCAGCGTCGCCCTGCTGGCTGGCTTCTCGAAGCCAGCGCTGCAACGTGGAGATTCCAATGCCCAGATCTCGGGCCGCTTGGGTGACCGTCATGCCTGGTCGCTGAGTGAGGTGGACGGCTTCTCGCTTGTATTCGGTATTGAAGATTCTGCGGGGGGTCATGGTCGTGCCTCCTATGATCGAGGCTTAACTCCACCTGTGCAAAATCGACTGAACTCCACTCTGGCCCTTCGCCGGGCTTGGGTTTCGCGCCTCAATCCAACGCATGCTCGGGCGGGAGGCTCTCGAGA
The DNA window shown above is from Deinococcus sp. QL22 and carries:
- a CDS encoding transposase, whose translation is MTPRRIFNTEYKREAVHLTQRPGMTVTQAARDLGIGISTLQRWLREASQQGDAAFPGVGRQHLTPEQEEIRRLRKEVEILREEREILKKVTAFFAKQSR